A window from Podospora bellae-mahoneyi strain CBS 112042 chromosome 1 map unlocalized CBS112042p_1, whole genome shotgun sequence encodes these proteins:
- the EAF6 gene encoding chromatin modification-related protein eaf6 (BUSCO:EOG092658WS; EggNog:ENOG503Q3I8; COG:K), whose translation MATENTTSSNGGGGGGAATPKPVGNNATAGGHQNTPVKNESSAANGGGQQSQQSQQAQQQQQQQQQQQQQQQQQQQQQQQHQHQQQQAAAAAAAGIPYYEKQRAQLKELLAKRRALDKRLAAQEEHIFQKETEYLESTPHGNIIIGFDNYAKGGGGAGQGPGAPSSSAARRKGGGGGGGGMQGGVLNDANRVFSRSSISYNLAAQAQLAQQQAAEGVTPGSTPGPTPISGSFAGGDSSKVGTPTSAGGGNGGGSKAGKKGSSKRPVGRGAAGDGDGDSETDSRDAKKIRTGFGAGRK comes from the exons ATGGCAACGGAGAATACAACATCTTCgaatggaggagggggaggcggagctGCTACACCAAAACCTGTGGGGAATAACGCGACCGCGGGGGGGCATCAGAACACACCTGTTAAGAACGAGTCGTCTGCCGCAAatggaggagggcagcagTCGCAACAGTCACAGCaagcgcagcagcagcagcagcagcaacaacaacaacaacaacaacaacaacagcagcagcagcagcagcaacagcaccagcaccagcagcaacaggcggCGGCTGCAGCGGCGGCTGGAATCCCCTATTACGAGAAACAACGAGCGCAGCTTAAGGAGTtgttggcgaagaggagggcgCTGGATAAGAGACTT GCCGCTCAAGAAGAACACATTTTCCAAAAGGAGACGGAGTACCTCGAATCAACGCCGCACGGAAACATCATCATTGGGTTCGACAACTATGCcaagggaggaggcggcgctgGGCAGGGACCAGGCGCTCCTTCGTCTTCTGCTGCGAGGAGaaagggcggtggtggaggtggtggtgggatgcaAGGGGGGGTCTTGAATGATGCCAACAGGGTCTTTTCTCGTAGTTCGATTTCGTACAATCTGGCGGCACAGGCTCAGTTGGCTCAACAGCAGGCTGCCGAGGGTGTCACACCGGGTAGTACGCCAGGGCCTACGCCGATCAGTGGGAGTTTTGCTGGAGGAGACAGTTCAAAGGTTGGGACACCTACTAGtgctgggggtgggaatgggggggggagtaaggcggggaagaaggggagcaGTAAAAGGCCAGTAGGAAGAGGGGCGGCGGGTGATGGGGACGGAGATAGTGAGACTGATTCCCGTGATGCTAAGAAAATTAGGACTGGTTttggggcggggaggaagtgA